A genomic window from Vicia villosa cultivar HV-30 ecotype Madison, WI unplaced genomic scaffold, Vvil1.0 ctg.001498F_1_1, whole genome shotgun sequence includes:
- the LOC131635478 gene encoding uncharacterized protein LOC131635478, producing MSCCLSCCASLTCGLCTSIASGISQKSARIGYCLLFGASLIVSWIFREVGAPLLEKIPWIDSSGTHTKEWYQAQAVLRVSLGNFLFFGVLALIMIGVKDQNDRRDSWHHGGWTGKIVIWFLLIVLAFFIPDSVMLAYGFISKFGAGLFLLIQVLILLDCTHNWNDAWVEKDEQKWYIALLVISLGCYIGAYAVSGILFIWFNPGGYDCGLNVFFLSMTMILCFVFAVVALHPKVNGSLLPASVISLYCAYVCYTGLASEPRGYECNGLNKSRAVSTSTLILGMLTTVLSVLYSALRAGSSTTFLSPPSSPKAGESKPLLEAVEEGKSKMEEKEARPVSYSYSFFHLIFALASMYSAMLLSGWTSSSENSDLIDVGWTSVWVRIGTEWVTAGLYLWTLLAPLLFPDREFA from the exons ATGTCGTGTTGTTTATCTTGCTGCGCATCTTTAACATGTGGTCTCTGTACCTCCATCGCATCTGGGATCTCTCAAAAATCTGCTAGGATCGGTTACTGTCTTCTCTTTGGCGCCTCTCTCATAGTTTCTTGGATTTTCAGAGAAGTTGGAGCACCCCTTTTGGAGAAAATCCCAT GGATAGACTCATCGGGGACCCATACAAAGGAATGGTATCAAGCACAAGCGGTTCTTCGTGTGAGTTTGGGAAATTTCTTGTTCTTTGGTGTTTTAGCCCTCATAATGATTGGTGTGAAGGACCAGAATGATAGGCGTGATTCATGGCACCATGGTGGATGGACTGGAAAGATAGTGATATGGTTTTTGCTGATTGTTCTTGCATTCTTCATTCCAGATTCCGTAATGCTAGCGTATG GATTCATATCGAAATTTGGGGCTGGCTTGTTTTTATTGATTCAAGTGCTAATTTTACTCGACTGCACCCACAATTGGAACGATGCGTGGGTTGAGAAAGATGAACAGAAATG GTATATTGCTCTACTTGTTATATCACTCGGGTGCTACATTGGAGCATATGCGGTGTCAGGAATTCTTTTTATTTGGTTCAACCCTGGTGGATATGATTGTGGTCTTAATGTCTTCTTCCTTTCCATGACGATGATTCTTTGTTTCGTGTTTGCAGTTGTTGCTCTACATCCTAAG GTAAACGGAAGCTTATTGCCTGCTTCTGTGATTTCACTTTACTGTGCATATGTGTGCTATACTGGTCTAGCTAGCGAACCTCGAGGTTATGAGTGCAATGGTCTCAACAAGTCCCGAGCTGTAAGCACAAGTACGCTCATTCTTGGCATGCTAACGACAGTTCTGTCTGTGTTGTATTCTGCACTTCGTGCAGGATCTTCAACCACGTTCTTATCACCACCATCTTCACCTAAAGCAG GTGAGAGCAAACCTCTTCTTGAAGCCGTGGAAGAAGGAAAGagcaaaatggaagaaaaagaagCGCGGCCAGTTAGTTATTCCTATTCATTCTTCCACCTAATATTTGCCCTGGCTAGCATGTATTCAGCCATGCTTCTTTCTGGATGGACCAGCTCATCTGAAAACTCAGATCTGATAGATGTTGGTTGGACTTCAGTATGGGTCCGGATTGGCACAGAATGGGTTACTGCTGGGTTGTATCTGTGGACTCTCTTGGCTCCTTTGTTGTTTCCTGATCGCGAATTTGCTTAG